The Porites lutea chromosome 11, jaPorLute2.1, whole genome shotgun sequence genome includes a region encoding these proteins:
- the LOC140952398 gene encoding Golgi-associated plant pathogenesis-related protein 1-like encodes MVSSRIMMNFFLVLMHFVVCKSLVYKPGVPPNPPFNYWAVAKRGLCPEGGGDQNAGCGYWKKLGYCAPDQAYASFMADTCQASCGMCEARPTPAPRPFTVKVNIRECLKAHNSKRALHRARPLIWDSLLAKKAQVWALTLAKKEKMEHAPWSGAGENLFYEANSGGKRGNCKEAVEAWYGEVSDYPFKNPPNTIWDNPRVQIGHFTQAVWKATKRVGVGIAVIKRGFLTKTYIVARYSPPGNYQGQFKQQVGNSVFALK; translated from the exons ATGGTTTCAAGCCGGATCATGATGAATTTCTTCTTGGTGCTGATGCACTTTGTTGTCTGTAAAAGCCTCGTCTACAAACCTGGAGTCCCCCCGAATCCTCCTTTTAATTACTGGGCCGTCGCTAAAAGAGGAT TATGTCCAGAAGGAGGAGGGGACCAAAACGCTGGTTGTGGATATTGGAAGAAGCTGGGTTACTGTGCACCAGATCAAGCATACGCCAGTTTTATGGCGGACACATGCCAGGCCTCGTGTGGAATGTGTGAAG CCCGTCCTACTCCAGCACCAAGGCCTTTTACAGTTAAAG TCAACATTCGTGAATGCCTAAAGGCACATAATTCCAAGCGTGCATTGCATAGAGCAAGACCGCTGATCTGGGACAGTTTACTGGCTAAAAAGGCACAAGTGTGGGCGCTAACACTTgcaaagaaagagaagatggaGCATGCTCCATGGAGTGGTGCTGGAGAGAATCTGTTTTATGAAGCCAATAGTGGCGGAAAACGCGGTAACTGTAAGGAAGCTGTCGAGGCTTG GTATGGAGAAGTGTCTGACTATCCCTTCAAGAATCCACCGAATACTATTTGGGATAATCCTCGAGTTCAAATAGGACATTTCACTCAG GCTGTGTGGAAAGCTACAAAGAGAGTCGGTGTTGGTATTGCCGTTATCAAGCGCGGCTTCTTGACCAAGACCTATATAGTAGCGCGATACAGTCCTCCCGGGAACTACCAGGGACAGTTTAAACAGCAAGTAGGAAATAGTGTCTTCGCTTTAAAGTGA